The Deltaproteobacteria bacterium DNA segment ACTATAAAAGACTTTCTGAAAATAACCCGTTCATGAAAATTCGCGTGCTGCTTGGAAATCCCGAACCCATGGGTCCAGGTCTCGCGTTCATTCGCGGAGGGAACGATGACCCAACCGTCATCGAACAAAACACCAAATCAAATCATCCAGACGGCATCAGCCGCGCATCGACCAACTCGATGTCGGAATACATGCTGGCATCAATGGTTTGCGGACCAGAAATAGATCCAAAAATTTCCAACTCAGAAAAGATCAAAATCTATTATCTGAAAATGAAAGATTCCAAGTTCGAATCCAAGCTCCGGGAATTGGGACTCGGCGGTCGGCCGCAAGACGCGACGGATCCCGGCGTCCTCATTGCGGTTCAAGAACACCTCGACGAAATCACAGGAAAAGAAACTCGAATCGTTCCTCGCTGGAGCAAGAATTCGTCGATCACTGACTGGTCAGGATTCCGAATGGATTTCCGTCCGCCTAAAATCGTGTCTGGAATTCCTGATGGTCTTTGCAACACGCTTCCGCCGAATGCAAATCGAGACAAAGTCATGTTCAATATACATGAAGCCAAATGGAAAATCGGTTCTGAAACATTCAACGGGATGGTCGACATCGTTCGACGCAAAATTCGCACTGAGATCGTTGGCACCAGTGCTCCACCCGAAGATAAAAATACCGCCTGGGAAGATTCCTTTAACAACTGGTGGACCGAAAAAGTCGATCGCCATATTGAAAAAACTGTCGAAGATCTTCGCATTCGATACAAAAACATCGTTCGCGAAACCTATCTTCCGGCACTTCTTGGCAAGCAAGAGGGTTGGCTAGCCAGCTACCTTCGTGGCCTCAATATGCCCCTCTCCTTTGTTGGCTGGGGAGTCAAACTAGGTGCGCTGGAATCCTTAAATGCCGAGCTTGATTTTTATCTCGACGTTCTCCGGAAGACGACCCGCAATGCGCCGGGTTTCGATGCGACCGCGACGAATCTGCGGACTGAAATCAAAAACATGGGTGAACTAGTTTCCGACATTGATTTCGTGGACCGAAAGGGAGCCGACGCAAAAGCAGCGGTCGAAGCCAGAAGAGTCGCAGTGGAAGTACGCTTTAAGGAGCTCGTCACAATCGTCGAAAATTCCGAAAAAAACGCCAAGCCATCAACTGAAATCAAGGAAGTCCAATTGCAAAGTATTAAGAATATTCAAGGACTTGTGGGCGAGCTTGATTCCTATTGGGGCATCATTCGCGGCATTCAGGTCCTAGGCCAATAATTGTAGAACTGTGAGACGGATATGAAACAGATTCACAGACCCTACATCTTTGATCGAATTGTTCGCACCGATGTTGCATACTCCCGTCCTAACCGCGCGATTTGTGGTTCGGAAGCAAGAGAAGGCTAGAGAGATCAGAAATCGCGCCGAAAAATGGAATTTTGAACGACCGTAATTGGCACCGTTCGATCAGACCAGATGATGAGAACGCTTTAAAGAATTAGTAATATTATCGAGGGCTCGCCTCGAGGAGGAAAAATGAAGAAGAATTTGATCATGGCAGTAGCTGCCACACTTGCAGTAGGACAGTTATCGGCAGTCGCTCATGCCGCAGGACCAGGTCGCAGCTCACGCCCAGAGGCCGTTCGAGGTCGCGAAACAGAAACTGCTCGACGTGGAGCTGAAACCGCTGCTCGAACTGGTGCAGATAGCGCTGGATCGACAACTATCGCGGAAGTTGCGCGTCTAAACCTGACACGCACTCTCGACGTGAATCAACTAACTGCACTCCGTCGAAAAAGTAATGATCCCGCAGTAGATGAAGCGTTGAAAAACATTCTTTCGAACTCATCCAAAGCGGAACTCGAGGCCCTTTCACTGGCTCGCATGACGGCGATTGCAAACTTGCCACCGGGTTACAAAGTTGATGCTCAACAAGAAGCGGTTGCGCGGCTATCTCCCGATGCTCAAAACGAACTCGCTTACGCGAAGTTTGCACTGCGCACTTATACAAAAGACTTTTCTCAGAAAAACCGAGATAACCTGACGTTCCTTTTCGAAAAAACGAACGAAATTTATCTCGCAAGCGGCGGTCGCAAAACGATTGGTGAATCGTTCAAGGAAGCTAATGACATGATGGCGAAGTCGGAAGCGCAAGGCGGCCGAAGCACGCGCCTCGAGTTAGCAGAAGCAAACAAGTACTGCAAATAAGCTGAGGTCGTTTTTCCTCTCCGAACTGGGCGAAGCTGCTAGCTTCGCCCTTTTTTTTGATGATTTCTTTTTTCGCAATTCTGCTGTTAAATTGCACCATGCTTAGCGCCTTAACTGACGTCGATCGCGATCTCTTTGAGATTGTGAACCGGAACCTCTCAAACGATGTCTTTGACGCCGTCATGCCGATTGTCACCGACCTTCATCAGCAGCCTTTGTTCTGGGCCGCAGTTACAGCTTGGATTCTCAGCCAGATTTTGGTCCCTGCTTTTTTTAAGCGCGATCAAAACGATCCCAAAAAACGCTTCTCGGTCTACGCAAAGGCTGCTGCGGTGAGATGGGTCAAGGCGATCCTTATTCTTTCACTCTCAATGGGGCTCGCAGATTTGATTTCATATCGCGGTATTAAAGTTTGGGTGAAACGCGATCGTCCAGAGGCCGCAGGACTTCAGCCGATCCTTCGTACTCACCCACATTCGGGGTGGTCGTTTCCTTCCAATCATTCAGCCAATAATTTTGCACTTGCGAGAACGGTTCAATTCTTCGCCCCCTCCTACGCGGTAGTCACCTATATTTTCGCTTTTGCTGTGGCATTTTCTAGGGTGTACGTTGGCGTACATTTCCCTGGCGACGCGCTCGCCGGGGCATTGATAGGATTTTTATCCGCTACTTTCGTGTGGCGAGTCGTCGGCGAGATTAGCCGACGACGGAAAAAGACGACTCAAGGCACAGCCTGATGGGCGTTCCGTTTACAAAACGCCGCCTAATTGGCGTTACATTTATAAAACGCCGCCTAGGTGGCGTTACATTTAAAAGTGGCGAATATTTTTTTCGCGTGAAAACGAAAGATCCATAGTGGTTATTCGCAGCCGGCCGCAAAGGAAGTGGGCAAATGACCGATAGACCTTAACCGCGACGGCCGGGTTTTTCTCAAAAAAACTTCTAAGGCTATCAAAATCAAGTTTCACGAGTTCCGTTCTCTCAAGAGCAACAACCGTCGCCGAGCGAGGCTCACCATCAACGAATGCCATCTCGCCGAAGTGACCGCCTGTTCCCAGCTGTGCGACTTCGACCACGTCTTCTTTTCCCGATCGACGAATTCGCACTGTCCCAAATTTAATAACGAACAAAGAAACGGCTTTATCGCCCTCGCTGAATACTTCATCGCCAGGGTTGAACGTCTCGACAGTCGCAATTTCACTTAATTGTTCGAGCTCTTTTGGTGAGAGATCTTTGAAAAGATAAATATTTTTAAATAACTCAGCGCCCATGAAGCCTCCCACTGTTTTCAAAAGAACATAGACAGGATAAAGACCGAAGCGCGAGTCTGTCTATCAACTAGAGGGGACTGTCCTAAATGAAAGTACTTGTGACGGGAGCGACAGGATTTCTTGGCTATTGGATGACCCGCCGACTGCTCGACGAAGGTATGGAAGTTCGCGTGCTGGTTCGCAATCGAAACAAATTAGAGGACCTTAGCACGCTCCCCGGGAAGTCGATCGAAATCGCAGAGGGCGATATCACAAATTATGATTCACTCGAGACGGCCTGCACTGGGGTCCAGGGCGTTTTCCATTTAGCAGGTCTCATCGCCTATTCTCGCGCCCAGCGAAGCTCGATGGAAGAGGTCAACGTACAAGGAACAAAGAATTTACTGAAAGCAATTGAACGAACTTCGCAAGCCAGGTTGCTACATCTTTCTTCCGTTGTGGCTGTCGGTGCTGGATTTTCCAAAGAGCAAATTCTTGATGAAGCATCTCCGTACAACGTTGGCCACCTGAACCTCGGTTACTTTGAAACCAAACACGATGCAGAACTCGCCGTTTTTGAAGCTGTGAGGCACGGAAAAATTGAAGCCGTCGCCGTTAATCCCTCCACGATTTACGGCCCCGGTGATTCCAAAAAGGGAAGTCGCGGTGTACAGCTAAAGGTTGCAAAGGGAAAGTTCCCGTTCTATCCGCCAGGTGGCGTGAACATCGTACATGTGGATGACGTCGTCGATCTTTGCGTGAAGGCCTTTCGAAGCGGTATCAATGGAGAACGCTTTATTGCCTGCGGTGAAAATCTCACCATCGAAGAGACTTTTCGAAGAATCGCTATGCTTGCGAAAGTGCCACCACCGCGTTTCGCGCTGCCTCGAGGAGCCATTTTTGCTTTGGCAAAAGTCGGTGACCTTTTAGAAAAGATAGACCGCAAGGGACCGATCAACTCAGAGAACGCGTGGACATCGACCCTTTTTCATTGGTTCCGACATGACAAGGCCACACGGGAATTTAATTTCCGGCCTCGCCCCGCACAGGAGGCTCTTGAAGCAAGTATCAAATGGAGTCGCGATCACGGACTCATTTAGTTTTTAAACTGGTTGGTTGATGGCTCGAGGGGCCATCATTCCTCGACCGGAAACGCGCATTGCTAGGACAAAAACGGTGGCGAGGTAAGGGATGATTTGCACCAAAGAGTTGGGCACAGACACGTCAAAAAGTTTTTGTCCCTGAAGCAGCATTT contains these protein-coding regions:
- a CDS encoding SDR family NAD(P)-dependent oxidoreductase, with product MKVLVTGATGFLGYWMTRRLLDEGMEVRVLVRNRNKLEDLSTLPGKSIEIAEGDITNYDSLETACTGVQGVFHLAGLIAYSRAQRSSMEEVNVQGTKNLLKAIERTSQARLLHLSSVVAVGAGFSKEQILDEASPYNVGHLNLGYFETKHDAELAVFEAVRHGKIEAVAVNPSTIYGPGDSKKGSRGVQLKVAKGKFPFYPPGGVNIVHVDDVVDLCVKAFRSGINGERFIACGENLTIEETFRRIAMLAKVPPPRFALPRGAIFALAKVGDLLEKIDRKGPINSENAWTSTLFHWFRHDKATREFNFRPRPAQEALEASIKWSRDHGLI
- a CDS encoding cyclic nucleotide-binding domain-containing protein, with translation MGAELFKNIYLFKDLSPKELEQLSEIATVETFNPGDEVFSEGDKAVSLFVIKFGTVRIRRSGKEDVVEVAQLGTGGHFGEMAFVDGEPRSATVVALERTELVKLDFDSLRSFFEKNPAVAVKVYRSFAHFLCGRLRITTMDLSFSREKNIRHF
- a CDS encoding phosphatase PAP2 family protein, whose translation is MPIVTDLHQQPLFWAAVTAWILSQILVPAFFKRDQNDPKKRFSVYAKAAAVRWVKAILILSLSMGLADLISYRGIKVWVKRDRPEAAGLQPILRTHPHSGWSFPSNHSANNFALARTVQFFAPSYAVVTYIFAFAVAFSRVYVGVHFPGDALAGALIGFLSATFVWRVVGEISRRRKKTTQGTA